From the Synergistota bacterium genome, the window TTCATCCTTATCATGAAGTCGATTTGCCTCTCGGTGTTCCCGGGACCCGTGGGGATAACCCACGCTCCTAAAGCCTCTGCTCCGCTCTGAAAGCCTATCCCCGCGGTCCATAGTCCATAACCTGGCGTTACCTGAACCCTGTCCTTAGATGTGACCCCGGCAAAGGAAAGCGATCGCGCCATCATGTTAATCCAGTCTTCAACGTCCTTCTTGGTATAAGCTATTACAACCGGCTTTCCGGTAGTCCCAGAGGTAGAGTGGATCCTTACAACCTGTTCCTCCGGTACCGCGAGGAAATCCTCAAAGGGCCTTTCCCTTAAGTCCTCCTTCGTAGTGAAAGGAAGATACTTAAGATCGGAAAGACTCCTTATTTTGGAGGGCTCGATTCCCTTCAATCTTTCACGATAGAAGGGAACCTTTTCTTTAACCCTCTTAAGTAGCGCTTGGAGCTCTTCGATCATCTCATCTCAACCTCCTCTTTTAATTATTAGTCCCGCGAGAAAACCCGCGAAGGAAAAGAAAGCTAAAAAGGCTATATCTTTCAACCGCAAGGTTGAAAGCCTCGGAAGAAGATACGCAAAACCAAGAAAAAGCGATGCTAAAATGATTCCCTTTGTTAGGCCTTTCAGGCTCTCAGCAACCTCATCTCTGCTTGTAGATTCAACCTTAACAGTTATTTTCCCACTTTCCAGTATTCTCAAAATAGAGTTCAGAGCATAAGGAAATTTTAGAAAAGCTCTATCAAGTTCCCTTAAGCCATGCCTCCATATGGCAGAAAATTTACTTGCAGAATATCTTCTTCTAAAAAGCTCAGCCATATATTCCTTAGCCGTCTCAAGGAAGTTAAAGCCAGGAGACAGTTGGGCTCCAACACCCTCTATAGTGGCTAAAGCTTTTGAAAGAAGAACGAGCTCCCTGGGCAACCTGAGATTATATTTCAAGGAAAGCTCGGTAAGCTCATCTATAAATTCCCCAAGCTTTATTTCCCCAAGTGGAACTTCGTAGTAATCCTCTATGAAATCTCTGAGCTCCGTTCTAAAACCGCTCGGGGGGACAGATTCCATAACCCCCATCTCAATAAGTATGTCTATCATGGTGCCAGCATCTTTTCTGATAAAAGCCCCGAGAAGATCACAAAGCCTATCAGCAAGCTCTTCAGAAATTCTGCCCATCTGACCAAAGTCAAGAAAGGCTATTCTACCGTCTTTAAGCACACGTATGTTGCCCGGATGGGGATCCGCATGGAAGAACCCTACCAGAAACACCTGCTTGAATACGAGAACTGCTCCCCTTTTCGCAATCTCATCCGGGTCCAAACCATAGCTTAAAAGAGTCTCTCTGCTTTCGGGCTTGATTCCCTCAACATAGTCCATAACAAGTAGCTTTCCTGTAGAATATTCATCGTAAGCCTTTAAAACCACAAGATACGGCTCATCGCCATAGAAGCGTCCGAATCTCTTAATATTCCTCTTCTCATTCTCAAAGTCCAGCTCTTTCCTTATAGCATGAGCAAATTCATCAACAACTTCTTCCGGATCATAGGTTAGCTCCTCGGCAAAGTGCTTTTTTATCAAGCCTGCGAGATGGTAAAGAATATCGAGATCTGCCTCTATCGTTTTTCTTATACCAGGTCTTTGAACCTTAAGCACTACTAAGTTACCACCATTTTTCAATCTCCCCTTATAAACCTGAGCTATAGATGCAGAAGCTATAGGGGTAGGATCTATTTCCTCGAATATATCCTCCAAGGGTCTTTTAAGCTCCGATTCTATCTCTCTCCTTATAAGCTCAAACGGAAGAGGAGAAACGTTATCCTGAAGCTTCCTGAACTCCATTGCATACTCAAGAGGTATAAGATCAGGTCTCACGCTTAATATTTGTCCAAGCTTGACGAAGGTTGGACCCAACTCCTCGAGAATCTTCCGAACTCGCTCAGGACCGGAAAGGCGCGGATAGGCTATAAATTCCCTTTTGCCCTTAAAGAGGCGTGAAAGTCCAACTCTTTCAACCACATACCCGAAACCATATTTGAATAGAACTTGAACTATCTCCCTATACCTTTTAAGATTTCTATATTTTATCATTACACTGATTTTAATATCTCCTCCATGGAATTCCTTATCCGATCAAAGTTAGCACTCATCTCTTCAGCAACCCCCTAAGATTCTGTATACTCTCAGACAAGCTCTCAACCTTTCTAAGGATATTCTGGAAAAGCTCAACGGAGCTTTCAACCACTTCGCCCTCATTCACAAGCGCTTCGATCATATTTGAAACGCCCACTACAACCTTCTTGATCATTTGGCTCATCCGCTTGATGGTATTTTCTACCTCCTCAGAGTAAGTCTTTGTACCCTCAGCAAGCTTTCTGCCCTCCTGCGCTATAACTGAAAATCCTCTCCCAGCCTCGCCAGCTCGAGCAGCCTCAATTGAGGGATTTAGAGCAAGCAGGCTCGTCTGATCCGCTACCTGAGCTATCTATCATGTTAAGTATGGGCATAAGCTTTTCCGACTTCTCCTTGAAATGATCCTGACATTCTCGTGAACTATCTCGTCCTTTTTGGCTATACATGGACTTAGGATTGTGATTTTAGCAGATGGATTTTCATGTCTTTATAAAGGCAGCGGTAGCAAGCATAGGACTATAAGCACGCGAGAAGTACGGAATAAGCTAAGGAAAAAGTCTGTCATCCTGAAAAAGAAAACCGATTTTCTCAAACGGTACTATAACTTCCCCCCTATCCGGCCTTTCAAGGCCAGCTATTACCCTTAAAAGAGTCGTTTTACCACACCCCGAAGGACCGATGAGCACGCTTATCTCACCGAGATGAAATTCTAAATCCAATCCCTCGAAAACTAAAAGATCACCGTAGCTTTTCCTCAAGTCTTTAAACGAAGCTTTATAGCAGCATTTACCGGAAATGCGATCACCTCAGCTTCCCCACTTAGAAGAAGAGCAAGCGCTCGTTGAGGTACTCTAACAACCTCAGCAGATGGAAGATGTCCTATTGGAAAGGAGGAAGGACCATATAGCAAAACACATCTTACGCTACTCCATGCATTAAAAGGATAAGATAAGATCAATAAAGTCAGCAAAAATGTGATAATTCTTGCTTTCAGTCCCGCATCACCCCTTTTGGTAGAAAGTATATCAAAATTTCCATTTATGGCAAGTCATGCAATAAAACAAAATGGCTCGAACCCTTCCATCGGGTTCGAGCCATCACCCTGGGAATCCCTCCACATCTAAGCGGTAAGATTAACGTTTCCTCCTATGCCCATTGATTGCAACAGGATATTCATCAGCTCCTTTTGAAGATCCATCTGTTGCTTAAAAAGATTAGCCTGAACCTGCGTCATAAATTTCATCTGCTCCAGAGCCAGCTTAGACGCAACAATTCCGCTTACGCTATCCATCCTTGGCTCACCTGCCCTTCCCTGGAGGGTTCCTCTATATTATATATCGGAAAAAGGTCTGATTTCAATTAGCTTCTTTAGGAAATCTCTACCTTCCTTTATCTCCCTCTTCACGCTTTCTACAGATGTACCCCCAGGAACACGCCTTCTACTTATGCTAAACTTATAGTCAAGAACCTTATACAGATCCTCATCAAAAAGCTCCGAAAAGCTCCTGTACTCCGTGAGGGAGAGGCTCTTTAAGCTTCTTCCCTCACGGATGACGTATTTAACTAACCTACCTACAATCTCATGAGCTCTTCTAAAAGGCATTCCCTTAAGAACGAGGTAATCCGCAAGATCAGTGGCTAAAAGAAGCTCATCCATATTTTCGAGCATCGCGCTTTCGTTAACCTTTATCTCAAGAAGCATGTCCGGAAAGAAACTAAGGGTTAGCTTGGTTATATCAAGAGCGTCAAAGAATATTGGCTTGTCCTCTTGAAGATCCCTGTTATAGCCAGAGGGAAGCGCCTTAATAAGGGTAAACATAGAGGTAAGCGCTCCTATCACCCTTGCGCTTCTTCCACGAGCGAGCTCAGCCATATCCGGATTCTTTTTCTGAGGCATCATGCTACTTCCAGTTGTGAAGGAATCCGAAAGTTCTATAAACGAGAAAGCGGGATTTGAGAATATGATAAGCTCCTCAGAAAGCCTGCTAAATCTAACCATGATGGAAGCGAAAAGATAAAGGAAATCTAAAAGAAAATCACGATAACTTACCTCGTATATGCTATTTTCAGATATTCTGGAAAAACCAAGTTCCTTGGCAAGGAACTCTCTATCTATAGGAAAAGCCGTTCCCGCCAGCGCGCCAGAGCCTAAGGGAAGGACATCCACATCATCATACAGAAAAGCGAATCTCTTGGCATCTCGCGCAAAGCCCCAGAAATAAGACATAAGCCAATGAGAAAAAAGTATGGGCTGAGCAGGCTGAAAATGAGTAAAGCCGGGCATAATAACGCCCATATACCTTGACGAAAGCTCGATGAAGGCATTAAGAAGCTCAATTAACCCCTTAGCAACGTAGACAAGCTCATCCTTAAGAAGAAGCTTTAGATCAGTTAAAACCTGCTCGTTTCTGCTTCTCCCTGTGTGAATCTTATAGCCTATATCCCCTATCTTTTCAACAAGTCTTCTTTCTATATTGATATGGGCATCCTCAAGCTCCTCCCGCCATGGAAATCGCTCTTCAAGTATCTCCCTTCTTATCTCCTCAAGCCCCTTAGTGATCTGCGATAGCTCCCCTTCCGATAAAATTCCCGCCTTGAAGAGAGCCTTAGCGTAAGCCAAATTGGTTTCCACATCGTAAAGGGCAAGTCTTTTCTCAACCGCGAGATTTACGGTATATTTAAGAAGCTGATCTGCGGGCTCCTTCTCAAACCTTCCCCTGAGCATTTTTGCCGACCAAGGAATAAACCTTCAGGGGCAGTCCCCAAAGCTCTATGAAACCTTCGGAAGCCTTGTGATCAAACTGATCCTCCTTATCATAAGTTGCAAGCTCATATTTATACATCGCGTAGTCGGATTTCCTTCCCACCACAACACAGCTACCCTTCCATAGTTTTACCCTAACCGTTCCGCTAACCCTTTCTTGAAGACTATCTATGAAGGCATCAAAAGCCTTTCTAAGAGGAGAATACCATAAACCATAGTAAACAAGCTCTGCATATCTTTTCTCCACAATGGGCTTAAACTCCATAACATCCCTTGGAAGAGTGAGCATTTCAAGATCCTTATGCGCTTCCAATAATATCTTTGCCCCGGGAGTTTCATAAACCTCACGAGATTTTATTCCCACCAGTCTGTCCTCTATCATGTCTATTCTCCCCACACCGTGCCTTCCACCTATCTCGTTTAGCTTAAATATGAGCTCAGAAAGCTTGTCATATTTCTTACCATTTAAAGCAACGGGAACCCCTTTTTCAAAGGTTATCTCAACATACTCGGGTTCATCTGGAGATTTATCGGGAGATATCGTCCACTCATACACATCGTCGGGGGGTTCCTCCCAAGGATTCTCTATTATCCCACACTCTATACTTCTGCCCCAGAGATTAAGATCAATACTATAAGGCTTCTCCTTGCTAACGGGCACCGGTATTCCGTGTTTCTGCGCATACTCTATTTCCTCCTCGCGCGTGAAGCCCCACTCCCTTACCGCCGCTATGACCTTTATAGATGGATTAAGAAACATAGCGCTGACCTCGAACCTGACCTGATCGTTACCCTTTCCCGTGCAACCGTGAGCTATAGCCTGAGCTCCTTCTTTTTCGGCTATCTCTATCAGGTGCTTTGTTATAAGAGGCCTTGAAAGCGCAGAAAGCAACGGATATCTCCCTTCATAAAGCCCATTTGCCTTAAGAGTAGGGAGAACGAAATCGCGTGCAAATTCCTCCTTAGCATCAATAACGTAAGCCTTTTTTGCACCAAGCTTTAAAGCTTTCTCCCTTATCGCTTCAAAATCCGCTCCTTGCCCTACATCAAGCGTTAGAGCGATAACATCAGCTTTGTAATTGTCCTGAAGCCACTTGATGCTAACAGAGGTATCGAGTCCACCAGAATAGGCTAAAACTACCTTCAAGTTTACCACCTCCGTCTAAAAATTTAAGCCCCATCCCTCAAATGAGGGACGGGGCCTATTAGCCTCGCGGTGCCACCCTCCTTGACAGGAAAAGAAATAACAACTATAACCCTTTCCCTGCCCTCTCTCTGGACTTTTAACGGAGTCCACCCGGAAGCCCTACTTGGCTCACCCCAAACGAGCCTTTCTTCGGACTTCAGCTCAGGGGCCCGTTTCAGCTTTCCTCAGACCGAGGAACGCTCTCAGCCCCATTGGCGTTCCCTCTCTGTCGGTGAGATAAAGCCTACTTCACCCCTTCACAGCCTTTAGCGCTATTAAACTGGTGGTGAAATTATAATAAAAAAACTCGAGCACGTCAAGGGTTGACAAGCCATTTAGTGTCTAATATATTAGATTTGGCATAATATATCAAGTCAAGATTTAGAAAAAAGCACAAGGGTATACCAGTTTATTTAAATTCTTAAAAGGAGGTGCTTAAGTTGTCTATAGCGTTTGGAGTGGTGGTGGTATACCTCACGGTGGTCATGCTTATAAGCATTTACTACAGCAAATTGATAAAAACATCGGAAGATTTCACGGTTGCTGGAAGAACCTTACCGGGAATAATAGTAGCTGGAACGCTAATGGCCACCTGGATGGGATCGGGAACCGTCGTAGGTGGGACTAACTCTCTTGGGTTCAAGCATGGACCATGGGTCGCTATAATATTCAGCCTGGCATCTCCTGTAGGCATAGTCATACTCTATCTGCTCTCGAACAAAATAAATAGGCTAAAAATGCAAACCGTCCCTGATGTACTGCAGTATAGATATGGAGAGAGCGCAAGGATACTTGGCAGCCTTATAATAATGATAGCCTATGTAGGAATCGTTTCTTATCAGTTTAAGGGAATCGGTTTCGTGCTTCAAGCAACGCTTGGAATCCCCTCCAACATAGGAACTCTGCTTGGTGCCGCAGTCGTTATAGGATCCGCAGTTCTTGGAGGGTTATACTCAGTAGCATATACTGATTTCCTCAGCGCCTGTCTCATGCTACTGGGACTCTGTATAGGTGTGCCTCTCGCTATAAGCCACGCAGGGGGGTGGTCAGCCATCGCAGCTAAGCTACCTCCTAAACATCTTAGCCTCGGGGGACTGTCTCCGTTGACGATCATGGGATATTTCTTCCCTCTGCTCTTCTTAATACTTGGTGATCAGAACATGTACCAACGCTTCTTTGCCGCGAGAGATCCCAAAGCGGCAAGATGGGGAGCCATCGGGTGGTTCCTGGGGGTTCTTATCGTTACCCCACTGGTAGCCTTTGGAGCAACAGCCGCAAGAGCTCTTTACCCCAACATTCCCGCAGGAATGGCTTTAATTCGCTTGGCATCAAGTTCAATGCCAACCATAATAGGAGCGCTCTGCCTTGCGGCAATAACTGCATTTATAATAACCACCGGTAATTCCTACCTTCTCTCAAGCGCGGTTAACCTCGGCTGGGACATATACACAAGGCTTATAAACCCTGAAGCTACAGATAGACATCGCCTACTTATAACAAGATGGGGAGTAGTAGTTTTAGGAATACTTGCTTATCTGATAATAACCTTCTTCCCAACGGTTCTTTCCGTCCAAATGTATGCATATACCATGTATGGAGCATCGATAACACCAGCGCTTCTTGCAGCGGTGATTTCCTCACGCATAACTCCAGCAGCCGGCATTTCGAGCATGCTAGTTGGGGCAATAGCTACCATAGCGTGGGAAATTGCGGGAAAGCCATACGGATTAGCGAGCGTTATGATAGCAGCACCATTAGCCATAATAACGTTAATCCTAGTTAACCTCCTATCCTCAAAAAGGAGGGAATGATTTCATGAAGGAAGTTAAAAACAGGATAAACAGGTTAAGAAGCTTCCTCGCGGAAAAGGAAGTAGATTTCGCTCTTATACTGGATCCCCTAAATCAATACTACTATACCGGTTTTTACGCCATCATTTACAGCCGTCCCATACTCCTTACGATATCCCAGAATGAAACTCACCTCATAGTACCCTGCCTTGAAGAGCTACACGCTAAAGAAGACGCCACAGTGGACAAAATTCATGTCTACTATGAACATCCTGAAAAAGCCCATGCAGGAACGCAGCCCTTCTCCATTCTTAAGGAAATCATTATCCAAAAGGGTTGGAAAGGAGCGGGAGTTGAGAAGGAAAAGCTTCCCACATCGATAGCGGAGTTTCTTGCGGAAATTGGTGTCAGAAAAATTCAAGATGTAGGAAACTTTATCAGAAGGGAAAGACTGAAAAAGGATGAAGAAGAGCTTAATCTTATACGTAAAGCGGGAAAGCTGGTTAGTCTCGGTGTTAGGGAAAGCCTAAAAGCGATAAAAGAAAACATCACGGAAATAGAAATTGATGCTATAGGACACTTAGCGATCTTAAAAATGGCGGCAGAAAGCTTCGCAGGTAGTCGAGTAGATCTTTTTGCCATGTCCCCATCTGGAATAGAAAGAAGCATACTTCCACATGTTTTCTCCATAGCGAGGAAGCTTAAAAGAGGAGATATAGTAATCCACAGCAGACAGGTAGCGCTAAACGGCTATAGATCAGAATGCGAGAGAACGGTCTTCTTAGGAAACCCTTCCCAAAAACAGAAAAGTTGTTTTCAGATAATGTTAGAAGCTCAAAAAGCAGCTATGGAAAAGGTTAAAGCCGGAGTTAGATGCAAGGAAATAGACGAAGCAGCGAGAAAAATCATCTCTAAAGCCGGTTTTGGTGAATTCGCGATACATAGAACAGGCCATGGACTCGGATTAAGCGTTCATGAAGGACCGTATCTTAGATTTGACTCAGAAGATATCCTGGAAGAAGGAATGGTACTTAGTATAGAACCTGGATTTTACATACCGGGTATTGGAGGATTCAGACACTCCGACACAGTCATCGTAAAAGAAAA encodes:
- a CDS encoding aminopeptidase P family protein, which encodes MKEVKNRINRLRSFLAEKEVDFALILDPLNQYYYTGFYAIIYSRPILLTISQNETHLIVPCLEELHAKEDATVDKIHVYYEHPEKAHAGTQPFSILKEIIIQKGWKGAGVEKEKLPTSIAEFLAEIGVRKIQDVGNFIRRERLKKDEEELNLIRKAGKLVSLGVRESLKAIKENITEIEIDAIGHLAILKMAAESFAGSRVDLFAMSPSGIERSILPHVFSIARKLKRGDIVIHSRQVALNGYRSECERTVFLGNPSQKQKSCFQIMLEAQKAAMEKVKAGVRCKEIDEAARKIISKAGFGEFAIHRTGHGLGLSVHEGPYLRFDSEDILEEGMVLSIEPGFYIPGIGGFRHSDTVIVKENGYELITSAPSSLEECILEP
- a CDS encoding ATP-binding cassette domain-containing protein — its product is MRKSYGDLLVFEGLDLEFHLGEISVLIGPSGCGKTTLLRVIAGLERPDRGEVIVPFEKIGFLFQDDRLFP
- a CDS encoding argininosuccinate synthase — its product is MVNLKVVLAYSGGLDTSVSIKWLQDNYKADVIALTLDVGQGADFEAIREKALKLGAKKAYVIDAKEEFARDFVLPTLKANGLYEGRYPLLSALSRPLITKHLIEIAEKEGAQAIAHGCTGKGNDQVRFEVSAMFLNPSIKVIAAVREWGFTREEEIEYAQKHGIPVPVSKEKPYSIDLNLWGRSIECGIIENPWEEPPDDVYEWTISPDKSPDEPEYVEITFEKGVPVALNGKKYDKLSELIFKLNEIGGRHGVGRIDMIEDRLVGIKSREVYETPGAKILLEAHKDLEMLTLPRDVMEFKPIVEKRYAELVYYGLWYSPLRKAFDAFIDSLQERVSGTVRVKLWKGSCVVVGRKSDYAMYKYELATYDKEDQFDHKASEGFIELWGLPLKVYSLVGKNAQGKV
- a CDS encoding AarF/ABC1/UbiB kinase family protein, translating into MIKYRNLKRYREIVQVLFKYGFGYVVERVGLSRLFKGKREFIAYPRLSGPERVRKILEELGPTFVKLGQILSVRPDLIPLEYAMEFRKLQDNVSPLPFELIRREIESELKRPLEDIFEEIDPTPIASASIAQVYKGRLKNGGNLVVLKVQRPGIRKTIEADLDILYHLAGLIKKHFAEELTYDPEEVVDEFAHAIRKELDFENEKRNIKRFGRFYGDEPYLVVLKAYDEYSTGKLLVMDYVEGIKPESRETLLSYGLDPDEIAKRGAVLVFKQVFLVGFFHADPHPGNIRVLKDGRIAFLDFGQMGRISEELADRLCDLLGAFIRKDAGTMIDILIEMGVMESVPPSGFRTELRDFIEDYYEVPLGEIKLGEFIDELTELSLKYNLRLPRELVLLSKALATIEGVGAQLSPGFNFLETAKEYMAELFRRRYSASKFSAIWRHGLRELDRAFLKFPYALNSILRILESGKITVKVESTSRDEVAESLKGLTKGIILASLFLGFAYLLPRLSTLRLKDIAFLAFFSFAGFLAGLIIKRGG
- a CDS encoding sodium:solute symporter family protein, with product MSIAFGVVVVYLTVVMLISIYYSKLIKTSEDFTVAGRTLPGIIVAGTLMATWMGSGTVVGGTNSLGFKHGPWVAIIFSLASPVGIVILYLLSNKINRLKMQTVPDVLQYRYGESARILGSLIIMIAYVGIVSYQFKGIGFVLQATLGIPSNIGTLLGAAVVIGSAVLGGLYSVAYTDFLSACLMLLGLCIGVPLAISHAGGWSAIAAKLPPKHLSLGGLSPLTIMGYFFPLLFLILGDQNMYQRFFAARDPKAARWGAIGWFLGVLIVTPLVAFGATAARALYPNIPAGMALIRLASSSMPTIIGALCLAAITAFIITTGNSYLLSSAVNLGWDIYTRLINPEATDRHRLLITRWGVVVLGILAYLIITFFPTVLSVQMYAYTMYGASITPALLAAVISSRITPAAGISSMLVGAIATIAWEIAGKPYGLASVMIAAPLAIITLILVNLLSSKRRE
- the argH gene encoding argininosuccinate lyase produces the protein MLRGRFEKEPADQLLKYTVNLAVEKRLALYDVETNLAYAKALFKAGILSEGELSQITKGLEEIRREILEERFPWREELEDAHINIERRLVEKIGDIGYKIHTGRSRNEQVLTDLKLLLKDELVYVAKGLIELLNAFIELSSRYMGVIMPGFTHFQPAQPILFSHWLMSYFWGFARDAKRFAFLYDDVDVLPLGSGALAGTAFPIDREFLAKELGFSRISENSIYEVSYRDFLLDFLYLFASIMVRFSRLSEELIIFSNPAFSFIELSDSFTTGSSMMPQKKNPDMAELARGRSARVIGALTSMFTLIKALPSGYNRDLQEDKPIFFDALDITKLTLSFFPDMLLEIKVNESAMLENMDELLLATDLADYLVLKGMPFRRAHEIVGRLVKYVIREGRSLKSLSLTEYRSFSELFDEDLYKVLDYKFSISRRRVPGGTSVESVKREIKEGRDFLKKLIEIRPFSDI